A region of the Apium graveolens cultivar Ventura chromosome 6, ASM990537v1, whole genome shotgun sequence genome:
GTTTACTACTCCATCTGACCCATTGAATTCTATACATACGCTTTTTAatgtttatttaaaatataatttcacaatttttttaaaattttttttttaataaaagttttatgtttaatattttattcacaaaaaaaaaattacaaaaaatataatgaaactatactttatagaagTCTCGAAATGCGTGCAAATAGTGCACGTATAGAATCCGTTGGGACGGAGGTAGTACATTTTAGCTTTTTGACTCTCATTTTTTTTACAGAAATGGATTTCTTGTTTTGGTTTCAATTACTGAAATGTGTTTTCCATGCTTTGCAGAATTGGAGTTGGTCATTCACAAACATTGTTCTTAAACTTTTGGAAATACTTGATTCTTGCGTTTTTGACAAATTTACAACTGCTGTGATCGTTCTATTGGACCGATTGGGGAGGTACGCTGTGTATATATTATAGATTTGGCTATAGACAATCAGCCTTTTTATTGTTTGATAAAACTTGTTAAATTTGTCACCACTCACCGCCTATATGTCATTCTGATGCTTTAAAAATTCCTATACGATATCGTAATCATAATTCCCGAGTTGTCTCTCATTACATAGCCTCCCCCAGGCCACAGGACAACATTTGCTATCCCTTCATGCAGATTTCTAGATTTGTAATTGTGCTTCGTTATTATTTAATATGGTTAATATATTTTATTTCTCTCTTATCTTCAACAGAGAACGATATATGTTTTCCTATGGCGAGTCATATAATTAGATTACTTGAATTCTGTTAGTTTTTATTTAGAGTAGTGCTAGATTTTCCAaatatttttttccaaaaaaTTTATCAAATAACGTGACTGACACATGACTGATTTTAATTCGTGGACGCATTCAAATGCACGCGGGCTCTCAAATTATTATTAGAAAAGTTATCAAATATTCATATAACACATCAGATTTGGGGAATTTTTTGGTGTAACAGACCGCATCCTGACCCATTTACTTTAGTAGTCATTTATTTAATTTTGCGTTACAATTTCAGCGACCTCCCTTAAAATTATGAATTTCATTGTTTGTCAGGTATAAATTGAACTGTATTGGACTGACCGTTTTTCAAAATAAGTTATTTTCCAGCAGTAATCTTTAATTAGCATACATCATACTCTAATATCACTACTTGCCCCTACTTCTGTCCCTCAAGTCTATAACACAATCCAAGTTGTGCAATTTCTTTTGCTTGAATTATGACTAGTTGCTAAAATGTTATGTGTAGGCTTGGTGTTGATGCAAAAGGGTACAATGATACTCGAGTTGAAATCCTTAGAGGCAGATTGTCTTCATTTCTGCTTCAAAATGACTCCGCTATCATGGTATTACCAACTCAGATTGCAACGGTATTTGTTTTACTCAGACTTATTCCCCTCAGGTTTGAAGAACTTATTAAGAGCAATAACAAGCCTCCCGGAGTCGTTAATTTTTGATTGATGGTGTAGCTAGTTGGTGATCTAGATGGTTCTCTACTACAACTCTACAAGTGTAAATCCAGAAAGCTTGAGTGGACTCCTCTTTTCTTAAACTTCCTTTGTAGTTGATGAAACCCTTCTAGTGGTAGTACACTTTCATATGCCGACTTACGACAAGTTTACGGTAATATTCCCTTTGTTTTTTAATATATGAGATTTGACTTCTTGTTACACGTATTTAAGAGGATTGACCATAATTAAAATTATTACttttaagaattttttttaataaaaatatgaGAACAAAATTTTTATATTCACATAAagatttttttgaaaaaaattattttaattatatagtCAAACCTCCTAAACATATGTGCCAGAAAGTCAAACGtcatatattaaaatatattaaaaaatagagGGAGTATAATTTTCTTTTCATTTTATTATGTTTCTTCTGAAAATGTTGAtctaaataattttatattcactatATTGGTAGAAAACAGTACATTAGTGTACTACACAGGCCTCTATCTCTCtgtaattataaaatatatgtaaaaatataatttacagACACATTAAAATGAatatctataaataattaaacagTTTTTTTGTGTGGATCTGTTATTTCTTATTACATTTATTCATCAGGTCAAAAACCCTCGTAAATTAATATGTTTATATTTGCATATagatttaaatatatttttaaagatttttttttgttattatcaagtgTTACCTTTTTTTAGGGGTTAAATCTCAAAATAATCACTAAACTTAAGGgcatatataaaaaaaactactCAACTTATCGGCATGTCACTTACACCACTCTAGTTGATGATAATGATATGTCCGTATCCCGTTAGTCAACGCTGTTGACTTGACGGGAAACGTTACGTTTTTTACGGAAGTTATAAGAGAAATGATATGGACGTGAAATGGCAATACGGGGCTGTTAACGTGGACTCCAACATGTAGAGAAAATGTTTAGAATTGAAGATTTAATTGATGAAACACTTTCATCAATGAGGGAGAAACAAAAGGAGGTGAAAGCTGGTGCAACTCCAGGAGCTGAACTTGCTGATGATGAGCCCCTAGCTTGTTTTACCAAAGCTGCAAGGAAGAAGCTGCCATTGGTGAAAGGTAAGGGTGCATGCTCAAATGCCATCTTCATGCCTACACCAGGCTTGGTACCTTTCAGACCTCCAAGATGTACACCACCTGCAAGTACACTACCAGCCCCTAGGAGTTATGCTTTTAGACAAAGAACTGATTTAAAAAGGTTGAGTGGCTTTAAGAACAACACAGAAGATCCCATTAACCTAGCTGACTGAATTAAGGCACTATGTCTTTGGAAGACCTTGGATTtcctttttatttaattttatggTCTATTTGCTTTAAATACTTGTAAGACTTATTGAATTTGGTAATCATGCCTTTGTAAGACTTGTGATGTTTGGAATTTATGGTATTAACCTTTTGTATCTGCTTTCTTTATATTTCAAGTCAGTATTTATTTTGTTTTGTCATAATTTCTCAATTGTTTTTCAGATGAATTCATATCACTATTGATGATAATTTGTACAAAATAAAGAAGAACCAAAATGAACCAAAATGTAGTCTATATGACCATTTAATTCATTGCATATACGCCATACATGGCAATACATTATCTTCCAATACACAATCACCTAACAACAATAAATCATAACATTAACTACCATAAACCAACTACTTCATATTCATCACAAAGGAAACCACCATCACAGCTAGTAGCACACAGACCTTCAACCGCTTTTCACCTTACACTTCTCATCCTCTAACATAATTCTTGCATCAATTAATACCTTCCTTTCCTCCTTCAAAGTTTTTTTCAAGACTTTCCGCTAAGTTTTCTTCGACAAGTTTCAACTTCTGCTCCAAATAAATTATCCGGTGGTTCAAGTGAGCAATCATTTTCATTGCTCTAGGACTGAAATCTTCATCAAACCATTGAAGAAAATGGCAGCCTTCACCTTCCTACAATTAACAATTCATTATATACATTATTTATGACTACATGCATATGAAAcgaaaaataataaaaaaattaccTTTGGTATGACACAACTATAAAAACGCCTTTCAGGATTTTTTTAGAGTCCAAGAAACACATGTTCTAGCTTTGTCTCccacaaaaataaaatttatgttcTTCATTTTTCACCGACGGCAAAGAGGTGGAAGATTCCGTGCTTCCACCCATGAGGCTTCTGTTTGTTGACATATGAGGATGAACTATGTTAAATGAATTGAACTGAAATGTAGATGattttaatttcagttaatttaatTACGAAGAACtctaatttttatatttatacaGCTACATGGGTTGGATATATAGACGCTGTCCTGTGCCACGTCCCAAAAAAAGACCGTTTCATCCACTCTGTCAAACCGGTACATGCCACGTAATATTTACTGTCAAATTCTTAGCACTGACTAACGGGCATATCATTATCCTCAACTAGAGTGGTGCAAGTGAGATGTCGATAAGTTGAGTAGTTTTTTTGATATGCGCCCTTCAGTTTAGTAACTATTTTGAGATTTAACCCCTTTTTCTAGTAATTGTTTTTTCGCTAAGATTTTTCATAATTCTTGTCAGAATTTGTTGCCGTGGTCTAGTTTGATCTGATTAAATTTAAGCCAGATGGTCTGCTCCACTTTAACTCTTTCATTGAGGTTTAAATTTGAAGAACTCCAAGAATTGTATAGCCGACTATCGTCTTTAGTTTTGACTTGGCAAAACATTTAAGGTAAACTAGCTTTCTACCAGACTACACGATCGTATCATCGCTACTCCGGACGAGAAAAATCTGTAGTAGCAGGACCTCAATTGTCATGATCCAACATTGAACTGGATTTTATGTGTGCAGCTGCATTTCAAGTGAGTATTTGATTACTGGTCTTGTAATGTTGATTAAAGTTGAAATGCGATGTATTTTTTATCTAATGATGTGTGAAAGAGTAAGCTACGAAACACTGACTACATGCCTGGGAGGCTAGGACGTCTTAAAAAGATTCTTCATTGATAACTTATGAAGGAGCAAAGCATGAATGCAGAAAAACAATTGTCTTTTACCACATCCTAAGGTATGAAAGCAACATATGTTTGTTTCACTTTTCTTGTATAAATTGAAGCAATCCTTATATTCTCAGCGGGCAGAAAGGCTTCAGTACTTTCCTTACCTATAGGTATTGATATTTAGTTTTTCTGATAAGCGGAATGCTTTGCTCGTGCCTAAAGAAGTTGAAGGGATCAGCCTTGCTCTTTACTTGTGCTAGCCTCTTGAAGTTACTCTTAAAGTACTTCTTTCCCCAGTGTGCTGCTTTATTGTAGCTTGTGTTGGGATGCTTATTGATTCCCAAGTCAAAATCCCTGTAATTCTGGTAAGCTGTTCTCGGAGAGTGGGAGACGTATGGCTTCATGTACTTATAAAGCTTCCTTATCCAGTCCATGTGCTTCTTTGCTGCTTTGGCATTATTCACATCCCATTTCACTAAATACTGCATGTTGTACAGATTGCCTTTTCGGTGTGGAAAGGGAGTCTCAGATTTTGAAATCTCTCGCATTCTTCCTCCAAATGGTTCTAGTATCACAAAAGCTAAATCTTCTTCAAGCATCCTTTTCCAGATTCCTTCGAGGCCACTTATAGGTATCGGTTTAGTCACAAAATCTGATTTTGCCTTAAAATTGCTTTTGTACTGGTCTGTTCTGGTCAGGAAAACATCCAAGGACTGCTCTTTTGGGTAACCTGCAAATGACAGTGCAGATTCAATCCATGTCATTTCTGTGCAGTTTTCGGCTCTTAGGCCTAATTCTGGGAACCATTTGCTCATCATTGGTATGAGCTCACTGACTTCCCCAAGATATAGTGACTGAAATGTTGCTTGAACCGTCTTATTATAACCCTGTCCAACATTCTGCATAATGACTCTGATGAAGAGATCTTTGGGCAGCTTCTCTGCAACAGATTGCCACCTGTGAACAAGCTCAGAGGCTCCTTGGTCCAACTTCTTAGGCATGTTGAAGACTGTCACCACTTCTGGAACTCGAACCAACTTTATCTTCCAAGCGACTACAACTCCAAAGCTAGATCCACCTCCTCCCCTAATCGCCCAAAATAAATCTTCTCCCATCGTTTCTCTATCAAGTAGTCGTGAATACACATCAACCACGTATGCATCTATCACGTTGTCAGATGCCAGTCCATATTTTCTCACCATGTTACCAAAGCCTCCACCACTAAAATGACCACCAATGCCAACACTAGGACATACTCCTGCGGGGAACCCATGAACTTTACTTTTGTTTGCAATACTATAGTATAGTTCTCCTAGTGTTGCCCCAGATTGTACCCATACTGTCTCATCCTCAATATCTACTCTGACTGCTCGGAGACTTATGAGGTTAATAATGATAAACGGGGCTTTGCTTCGATATGATTGGCCTTCATAATCATGTCCCCCACTTAGTATTctaacttccaggccattttgtCTGCTGCAAAGTATTGATGATTGGATTTCTATATCACCAGAAGGAGTGAT
Encoded here:
- the LOC141665072 gene encoding berberine bridge enzyme-like 23, with translation MTSISLIGLLLAALLVTCNATQDPFVSCMLVYSRRFINISDYLHAPGSPSYVAILQSSQQNPRWVNSTTQKPQYIITPSGDIEIQSSILCSRQNGLEVRILSGGHDYEGQSYRSKAPFIIINLISLRAVRVDIEDETVWVQSGATLGELYYSIANKSKVHGFPAGVCPSVGIGGHFSGGGFGNMVRKYGLASDNVIDAYVVDVYSRLLDRETMGEDLFWAIRGGGGSSFGVVVAWKIKLVRVPEVVTVFNMPKKLDQGASELVHRWQSVAEKLPKDLFIRVIMQNVGQGYNKTVQATFQSLYLGEVSELIPMMSKWFPELGLRAENCTEMTWIESALSFAGYPKEQSLDVFLTRTDQYKSNFKAKSDFVTKPIPISGLEGIWKRMLEEDLAFVILEPFGGRMREISKSETPFPHRKGNLYNMQYLVKWDVNNAKAAKKHMDWIRKLYKYMKPYVSHSPRTAYQNYRDFDLGINKHPNTSYNKAAHWGKKYFKSNFKRLAQVKSKADPFNFFRHEQSIPLIRKTKYQYL